TTATGTTAGAAAAAAAAGATATCAACCTCGAAAAGGTTGTACTTATAGGAATTGTTACCAAAGAACAAGATGAACAAAGCTCTAAGGAATACTTAGACGAGCTTGAGTTTTTGACGTTTACAGCAGGTGGAGAAGTGGTAAAACGCTTTACACAAAAACTAGATATGCCTAATCCAAAAACGTTTATTGGTACAGGTAAGATGAATGATGTGCAGGATTTTGTAAAAGAAAACGAAGTAGGTACTGTTATTTTTGATGACGAATTATCGCCTGCTCAAGAACGAAACATTAGTAAAATACTTAATTGTAAAATTTTAGATCGTACAAATCTCATTCTAGATATTTTTGCGCAACGTGCACAAACCAGTTATGCACGTACGCAAGTAGAATTGGCGCAATGTCAATACCTATTACCAAGATTAAAGGGTATGTGGACTCACCTTGAAAGACAAAAAGGTGGTATCGGTATGCGTGGACCGGGAGAAACAGAGATAGAAACAGATAGACGTATTGTACGTGATAAAATTTCGCTTCTAAAAAAGAAAATCAAGACCATTGACAAGCAAATGGCTGTGCAACGTGGTAACCGCGGAAAGCTAGTCAGAGTGGCTTTAGTTGGTTATACCAATGTTGGTAAATCTACTTTAATGAATGTGATTAGTAAGTCAGAGGTTTTTGCCGAAAACAAACTATTTGCAACGTTAGATACTACTGTACGTAAAGTGGTTATTGGTAATTTGCCATTCTTGGTTAGTGATACCGTTGGTTTTATTAGAAAATTACCAACGCAATTAGTAGAATCTTTTAAAAGTACTTTGGATGAAGTGAGAGAAGCTGATTTATTATTGCATGTTGTAGATATTTCGCATTCTAATTTTGAAGAACATATTGAATCAGTAAATCAAATTTTAGACGAAATTGAAAGTAAAGACAAACCAACCATTATGGTTTTTAATAAGATTGATGCATACGAAGCTGAGCCTTACGATGAAGAAGATTTAATTGTTGAGCGTACACCAGCCAATTATTCTATTAATGAGTGGAAACAAACATGGATGTCTAAAATTGGTGATAATGCGTTATTCATTTCGGCATTAAACAAAGAAAACTTAGACGAATTTAAAAAACGTGTGTATAAAGAAGTCCGTGAAATTCATGTGACACGCTTCCCGTACAATAATTTTTTGTATCCTGATGTTGAGGATATTCGGTAAATAAAAAAGGCGTCTTAATGAAGACGCCTTTTTTATTATTTTTCTATTTGTTTAGAAATTATAACTCATACCAATAGTATAATATGATTGTAGGTCGTTATCTGCATCGGGTAATGTTGTGCCTTCAAAATTAGCAGCTTCCTGTCTGTTGTTACGTAATCCAAAATCAAAACCAACACCAATACCTTTCCAAAGTGTATAACTAAAAGAATTTATCCATGTCCAGTTAGATAGGTCACTATCTTTATAGCTCTGAAACGCAGATAAGTTTGTTTTAAAGTTTACTTTACCGATCTGTTTTGTATAATCTGCGACGATTTTTGCACCAAAAGAAGAATCGAAAACAGTATCGCCAGAAGAAAATACAAAGTTGTAGTTAGCAGGGTGAATAACAACTACTAAATCCGTAATTGGTGTCCATGTAAAACCAACACCAACATCTAAATATCCAGGATCATTGAAGTTGTTTAAAATTGTTGTTCTGTATTCTACAAGACCTGAAACAGCCCATTTATCGTTTAATCTTTTACCATAAAGTGATGTTAAGTTAAAAACATCTGTTGTTGGCTCAAAATCGTCACTATCAGTGTCAATATCTTTGTTGTCTAATTTTGTCCAGTTTAAATTTACATTCAAACTATTTCTCCAAAAGTATTTGTCTTCAATTTTATTAGCGAAAGCATTTACTGTAAAACCAATACTACCTGAAGCGTTATTAGGAGCACCTTGCGCATACCAATTGCTAAAGTTAGATAAACTACCACCAATAGTACCAAAAGCACCTGTGCGCCAACCTGGTAGAGCATCTATTTCTGCTTGCAATGCATCAGCTTCTCCTTGATATTTGTCAGCTTCTGCTTGCTTTTCAGCTTTTTTTGTTTCTAATTCTTCTTTTGTTTGAGAGTACCCAAAGCTAATAGCAAACACCATGAGTAATGATAAAATAAATCTAGTTTTCATATGTATAAGTTGTTTATAAATTGATATGCAAATATATGCAATACTGTATTATTAGAATTTATTTAATGCCATTCGTATTTTAAAAAAACAGACGAAACTATCTTTTTTTTCGATAAAGAGGCACAGATGAGCAAGCTTCGCCAAACATCAAAGATTTTGCAATTGGTTTTAGTCTTTGAATGAGTAAGACTAAAGCATTTGAAGGAACAGGTTTGTTTGAACAGCCTTTTATAATTACTGGTAAATCTTTGTATGTTGAAACGTCTAAGTCAGAAATTATTTGGCTGTAGACTATAGATTCTAGATGCTCTAAATTACCAATAACACTCAATTTTGCTATATCTTGAAGTTGAACTGCAATAAGCATATATGCCCAATCTGGTACTATAGCATCAGTTGAACAATATAAAGCGACATAATTATCCTTGTATTGAGACCAATCATGATTAGAAACTGAAGCTCTAAAGTCTTTTTCAAGAAGGACAAGACCTTCTAGCAGCCAGTCTTTGATATCAAAAAGTACACGCTTGCCTTCAGGATAGAAATCCTCTAAATCAATAACTTGAAGTTTACTGCTCGCAACTCTATTTATAATTTCGCCTGCCATTACAGCATTCCTAATTCGAGTTTTGCTTCTTCACTCATTAATTCGTTAGACCATGGCGGGTCGAATGTTATTTCGACTTCAGCACCCTTTACTTCATTGATAGATTTTACTTTTTCTTCAACTTCTAATGGTAAGGTTTCTGCAACAGGACAGTTTGGAGATGTTAATGTCATTAATATTTTAACATCATAATCTTCGTTTACAAATACATCATAGATGAGTCCTAATTCGTATATATCTACTGGGATTTCAGGATCGTAAATAGTTTTTATAACCTTAACTATTTTTTCTCCTAATGCATTTGTATCTATAGTTGTATCGCTCATTTTAGTTTAATTGAGTTTGGTATGCGATAGCATACATTTTTAATTGTTTTATCATACTGACCAAGCCATTTGCTCTGGTAGGAGATAAATGTTCTTTTAATCCAATCTTATCTATAAAATCGGTATTTGCTTCAATGATAGCAGTAGGGTGTTGATTTGAAAACGCACGAATTAAAATGGCAATAATACCTTTTGTAATTATAGCATCGCTATCAGCAGTAAAAGCAATCTTATTGTCGTTCATATTGGCATGCACCCATACTTTACTTTGACACCCTTTAATAATATTATCTTCAGTTTTATGATCATCGTCAATAAGTGGTAAAGTTTTGCCTAAATCAATCATGTATTGGTAACGTTCTTCCCAATCCTCAAACATTGAGAATTCGTCAATAATTTCGTCTTGTATTTCCTGTATGGTCATCTTCAAAATTTGGTGCAAAGGTACAAAATCACTCTTATTTTTTATCCATATTAGCCATGGATAACAGTTTATTAACTAATTCTGATATCTCTTTTGGTGGGTTGCCATGATCAAATGTTGGTGTGAATTTTTCGACATCACCATTTCTTATAGTTAAAGTTGCGTGAGGTGCACCGTCGAAAGTATGTTTTTTTGATGGCGGTTCAATTTTTTGTAGACTTACTTTTTCTAAATCATTAAGCATGATTTTAATTTGATTCAAGTCTTCAGAGTTACATTTTACAGTAGTCATGTTTTTTAGATTACGATCATCACTGACTGAAATATTGCCATTAGATATAGATATGTGTCTAAAAAAACCTCTTGATATGGCTTGGTAAGTTATTGAACTGGTTTGATAATGTTTGCCAATATTAGATACTTTATCTGTTTGTTTTATTTCAGACATCTTTTCTTTTGTAACAGCCGTTTTAGATTTGTCAATTGATTTTTGTTGAGAATCACACGATGTACTAAGAAATACAATTAACAAGCTATATAAAATTTTCATATTGATTTGATTTTAAGTAAATATATTACAATTTGAATATATCAGAGATTATGCCAAAAAAAAGAGTGCCAATTGGCACTCTTTTTAATTCATATAAAAAATGATTAATTTCCTACTAATGCTGCACGAGCTCCACCTGGAGCAAAAACAGAACGCATTCTTGCTTTTTGCCCTTCGGTAAATAAGCCCATACAATCATCATCAGAGTAATCCATATAGTTTTCTACCATATCTGTAGACTTACAACTTCTTTCACTTAAATCACAACCATAGTTTGGTGCATCAGAAGAAGGTGTATCAGACACAAAATCATCTTGACGACATCTTCCATCTCCCCAAATATGACGTAAGTTCATCCAGTGACCTACTTCATGAGTTGTAGTACGACCACCATCAAAAGGTGCAGCAACAAAACCTGTAGTTCCAAAATATTGAGGAGACATCACAACACCATCCGTAGATGCATTTCCTCCAGGGAATTGTGCATAGCCTAAGATACCACCTCCAATATTAGCAATCCACATTGTTAGGTAACCTGGTTGTGCAGGATATGCTGCTTTTACAGCATTGTTTGTACCCCAAGCAGATGTTGAATTTGCTTGTCTGTCAACAACTTGTAAGTCAAAATTAATGTCAACGTCAGCACCTAATCCTTGAAATTCAGAACGAACGTCACTAAAATTAGTGTCATTAAAATCTGCATTCAATACTGCCATTTGAGAGTTAATCTGAGCAGAACTAATGTTTTGCTGACTGTTAGAGTATATTACGTAAATGTAAACAGGGATATTAAGTGTTCCTAAACCATCATCAATTGGCTCTCCACCGCCATCACCGCCGCCGTCACCACCACCTGGTCCACCGCCGTTTCCGTTTCCGCCGCCGTTTCCGCCTTTTGGTTTAGCATTAGCCATAAATTTTCTAGAACTTAACTCTATATCATACATTTTTTTGTACAATCCAGGATTTTCATCCAGTTGTCTGTTTAATACTTCCATAGAGCTACAATTTTTACCGTTTGCAACTCTAGCCGTTGTTCCATCATCGGTAGGATTTGTATACAGATAAAAATCGCTCATATCTACTTTTGCTTGCTCTTGCTCTAAACTGTTGTTGTCATCATTACAGCTAGTAAAAAGAAGAGCTAAAACAGCCATTCCAAAAATTGTTTTTTTCATTTTTTTGAGTGTTTTTTGTTAAAATTTTAACGAATATAAAAGAATTTGTTAATTTTTTAACAAATTAGTAGTGTTTATTTTAATTTTTCGATGAAATTCTAAAGGGTATAAAAAAAGCACCTCGAAAGGTGCTAAACATAATCGTATGTTAATCATTGAGTTAAGACAACATCATTACAGATTTTTTTAGTGCAGTAATAAAACTATCAATTTCCTCTTTAGTATTATAAAACATAAATGAAGCACGAACAGTACCTGGAATTTGGTAGAAATTCATGATTGGTTGGGCACAATGGTGTCCTGTTCTTACAGCTATACCCATTTTGTCTAAAATGGTCCCAATATCGTAAGGATGAATATTACCTACATTAAAAGAAATAACTGACGTTTTTTCTTTTGCTGTTCCGTAAATTTTTAAGCCTTCAATTTGCTGAAGTTGGTTTGTAGCGTATTCTAAAAGCTCATTTTCATAAGAAGCTATGGTGTCAAAACCAATGGCATTCATATAATCTAATGCAGCTCCGAAAGCAATACCACCACAGATATTTGGTGTTCCAGCTTCAAACTTATGAGGTAAGTCTGCATAGGTTGTTTTTTCGAAAGTAACCTCGGCAATCATTTCGCCACCACCTTGATATGGTGGTAATTTTTTTAGCCATTCTTGTTTTCCGTAAAGCATACCAACACCTGTTGGGCCACAAATTTTATGAGCAGAGCAGACATAGAAGTCGACATCTAAAGCTTGCACATCTGGTTTTATATGAGGACAAGATTGTGCACCATCAATTAAGACTGCTGCGCCTATAGCATGTGCTTTCTCAATGATATATTCTATGGGATTTATGGTTCCTAATGCATTAGATATATGATTGACAAAAACAAGTTTAGTATTCTCGTTTAAAAGCGCATCAAATTCACTTAAAATTAAGTCGCCATCAGTGTTCATCGGAATGACTTTCAATGTCGCTCCTGTACGTTCGCAAAGCATTTGCCAAGGCACAATATTACTATGATGCTCTAAAGCCGAAACAATAACTTCGTCACCTTTTTTTAATAAAGACGAAAAGCCATTAGCAACTAAATTAATACCATGAGTTGTCCCAGAGGTATAGATAATTTCGTGACTGTGAGCAGCATTAAAATGCTTTTGAATCCTTATTCGTGCTTGCTCGTAAGCGTCTGTTGCTTCTTGACTTAATGCATGTACACCACGATGAATATTAGCATTATAGTTACTGTAATAATCTACAATAACATCAATAACCTGTTGTGGTGTTTGAGATGTTGCAGCATTATCAAAATAAATAAGAGACTTGCCATTAATTTCTCGATTGAGAATAGGGAAGTCTTTTCTTATGGCTTCTACATCAAAAGTTATATGTTTTTGAGTGGTACTCATTTACAAATCAAACCCAATATTAACGCCTAGTTTCTGAGCGATTAATTTTGTTATTCTACTTTTTATTTCTGGTATTGCAACAGAATCTAAAACGTTGTTACTAAACGCATACATTAATAATCCGCGTGCTTCTTTTTCAGGGATACCACGAGAACGTAAGTAAAACATGGCGCTTTCGTCGAGTTGTCCAATAGTACAGCCATGTGTACATCTAACGTCATCAGCAAAAATTTCGAGCTGAGGTTTTGTGTTTATTGTTGCTTTATCGCTAATTAAGATATTGTTATTAGCCTGAAAAGCATTTGTCTTTTGAGCTTCTTTTTCTACAACTACTTTACCATTAAAAACACCAGTAGAGTTAGCATCATAAATACCTTTGTAATCTTGGTGACTCTCGCAGTTAGGTTCTATATGGTGAACTAAAGTATTATGGTCTACATGCTGCTTGTCTCCTATGATTGTAATACCTTTCATAGTAGAGTCGATTCGCTCACCGTTTTGATAAAAATTAAGGTTGTTACGTGTTAATTTTCCACCGAAAGAAAAGGTTTGTACTTTGGCTAAACTTTGATCCTTTTGATTAACAAATGTACTATCTATAAGTGTCGCTGATTGTTTGTCATTTTGAATTTTGTAGTAATCTACAATTGCACGTTTATTGGCAAAAATTTCAGTAACGCTATTTGTTAAAACAGGATTTTCAGTTAAACTTTGATGACGCTCAATAATTTGAACATGAGAGTTTTCATCTACCACAATTAAGTTTCTTGGTTGAAGCATTAATGCTGCTTCTTTACCTGTCGAAAAATGAATGATTTGTATAGGTTTTTCAACAACTTTATTTTTTGGAATATGTATGTAAGCACCTTCAGAACAAAATGCAGTATTTAATGACGATAAGCCGTCTTTTGTAGCTATTTTATTGAAGTAATTATCAATAACTGGCTTGTATTTTGGCTTACTTAATGCAGATGACATTAAACAAACATCGATACCATCGTGAGTAGTCGCAGATAAATGCGAAGAATACTTGCCATCTACAAATATGATTTTATAGGCATCAATATCGTGAATAAAGTATTTTTTTATGTCCTTGTAATCTAAAGCACCAGTTTCTTCAGGAAATAATTTAAAATCATTTTTTAAAATAGATTTTAAAGAGGTATACTTCCAAGCTTCTTGCCTTTTATGAGGAAACCCTTCAGCTTCAAACGTTTTAATAGCATCAATTCTAATATCATGTATTGGCGAATCTACATCGATTGTATTTTCGAAAGCCATGAAAGACGATACTAATTTTTCTTTTAATTCCATATAAATAGTTGTTAGTCGTTTACTTTGTAGTCTTCAGATGCGTACTGCATACAAATGACCGTGTCTTGCAAACGGACTTACGCGTTTATTTCTTCTTTAATCCAATCGTAACCTTTAGCTTCTAACTCATGAGCTAATTCTGCAGTCCCTGATTTTACGATACGTCCATTGTGTAATACGTGAACGTAATCAGGTACGATATAATCTAACAAACGTTGGTAGTGTGTAATAACGATTGTTGCGTTATCTTCAGATTTTAGTTTGTTTACACCATTTGCTACAATACGGAGTGCATCGATATCTAAACCAGAATCAGTCTCATCAAGTATAGCTAATTTAGGCTCAAGCATGGCCATCTGAAAAATCTCGTTACGTTTTTTCTCACCACCAGAAAACCCTTCGTTTAATGAACGTGATAAAAACTTACGATCGATTTCTAATAGTTCAGATTTTTCGCGGATAAGCTTCAGCATTTCGTTAGCTGGCATATCTTCTAGACCTTTGGCTTTACGTGTTTCGTTAATTGCAGTTTTCATAAAGTTAGTGACAGACACTCCAGGAATCTCTACAGGATACTGAAATGACAAAAAGACACCTTTATGAGCACGCTCTTCGGCGCCTAACTCCTCAATATCTTCGCCTTCTAGAAAAATTTCTCCTTCGCTAACTTCGTAATCTTCTTTACCTGCAATCACAGATGCCAAAGTACTTTTGCCAGAACCGTTTGGTCCCATAATAGCGTGTACTTCTCCGGGTTTTACTTCGAGGTTGATACCTCTTAATATTGGTTTGTCCTCAACACTTGCATGAAGGTTATTTATCTTTAACATAGTCTTAATTTTCTATTTTAATAACGTCGTTTTGTTCTGGGTTAGGTGCTTCGACCTTAATTATTTCTTTTATTTCCACATGAAATTTCCATGTGTTTTCTTTATTACTTTCAAAGCGTCTTACTCTTACAGTAACAGGAATCATATCGGTATCTTCTTTTTTGAAAGCCTTTACTTTTTCGTTTAGGGCTTTCATGTTGTCATCGACAACTACACCGTAAATTGTATTATTTGCTGTTTGTATTACCGCGGCGTTTTGACCTTGGTCATATATAAAGTCACCTTTTAGAGTAACTAAACCATCATTTTGGTCGTAAGATTTTGATTCAGATTCTTCAATAGTCGAAGCCTCAGTTTTTGAATCATTTTTACATGAAATAAAAACGCTTGCACAAATCAAAAGGGTAAAAACTTTTTTCATCATTAGTCTAGGTACTTTGGGTATTTTGGTAATCTATTAAAATCATCTTGGCTATGCTGAATGTAAACATCAGCATCGTTTTCTTTTGCAAAAGCTTCAAAAGCATCCATGCTTTTTAAAGTCATGTCTACATCAAAGTTAAAGCTAGGGACACCACGCGAATCTCTATTTTCTTGGAAGTGATACAAATCACCAGTTAGCAAAATGTTACCGGCATTCTCTAGCTTTAAAAACAATACCTGATGTCCTGGCGTATGACCAGGCATTGACTTGATGATAACTGACCCATCACCAAAGACATCGTAATCACCATTAAGCTTTTTTACTTTACTCAAAGGTGCAATTGCTGGGTAATTATCTCCATTTTTTTGTTCTTCGCTAGTTATGAAGTTGTATTCTGTTTCCTGAACCAACCAAGTCGATTCCGTAAATTTTGAAGCAGAACCAGTGTGGTCAAAATGAGTGTGTGAAACTGCAATAAAATCGAAATCTTTAGGCGTTAATTTCAGTTCTGCTAATTGAGAGACTACAGAGTCTTTTCGTGACACAGTAAAGGCACCATTTGGTGTTGTAAAAGGCTCTTGACCAACAAGACTTTCAGCTAAACCAGCATCCCATAATAGTCGTCCTTTTGGATGTTCAATAACATAATATGCATCTGCAAATGTCTTTGTTTGACCTGTGTAAGTTGTGTCTTGAGAGAATACCTCAAGCATATTTACCTTTACAGTTCCGCCATCAAGAGCATAAAGTTTCACACCTTGCTTCTTGTTAGCTTCAGCTTCTTTTTGAGCTTCATTATAGCCGTCTTTGTAACCTTCTTTAAAGTCTTTACAAGAAGAGAAAATTAGTAAAACTAAGAGTAGAACGATTACTTTTTTCATAATTATAAATGTTTTATCCAACAGAACCTTCTAAAGAAATTTCCAATAATTTTTGAGCCTCAACAGCAAATTCCATTGGTAATTTGTTCAATACCTCTTTACTAAATCCGTTAACAATAAGTGCAATGGCCTTTTCAGTATCGATGCCTCGTTGATTACAATAAAAAATTTGGTCTTCACCAATTTTACTTGTTGTTGCTTCATGTTCTATTTGTGCTGACTTGTTTTTTGCTTCGATGTACGGGAATGTATGAGCCCCACATTCGTTACCCATTAATAAACTATCACATTGTGAGAAGTTACGAGCATTTTCTGCACGAGAGCTAATTTGTACCAATCCACGATAAGAGTTTTGAGATTTACCAGCAGAAATTCCTTTTGAGATTATAGTCGACTTGGTATTTTTACCCAAGTGAATCATTTTTGTTCCTGTATCTGCTTGCTGGTAATTGTTGGTTACTGCTATCGAATAAAATTCACCTATAGAGTTGTCTCCTTTTAATACACAAGACGGATATTTCCATGTTACTGCGCTACCTGTTTCTACTTGTGTCCATGATATTTTTGCGTTTTTTTCGCAAAGTCCACGCTTAGTTACAAAGTTAAAAACACCACCTTTTCCTTCTGCATTTCCTGGATACCAGTTTTGCACGGTACTGTATTTTATTTCGGCATCATCAAGAGCAATAAGCTCTACAACGGCAGCATGTAATTGGTTTTCATCACGACTAGGTGCTGTACAGCCTTCTAAGTACGAGACATAACTACCTTCGTCAGCAATAACTAAGGTTCTTTCGAATTGACCTGTACCGGCTTGATTAATTCGGAAATACGTAGATAATTCCATTGGGCAACGCACACCTTTTGGTATATAGCAAAAACTACCATCAGAAAAAACAGCAGAATTTAAAGCAGCATAGAAATTATCTTTTGTAGGAACTACAGTACCTATGTGTTTTTTTACTAATTCTGGATATTCTTTAATAGCCTCGGAAATACTCATAAAGATAATTCCTTTTTCAGCAAGTGTTTTTTTGAATGTTGTTGCAACAGAAACTGAATCGACAACAACGTCCATTGCTACATTAGCTAGTTTTTTTTGCTCGTCAATTGAGATGCCGAGTTTTTTAAAAGTGGCTAAAAGTTCTGGATCAACTTCGTCTAGGCTATCGTATTTAGGTTTGCTGTTTGGTGCAGAGTAGTATGAGATAGATTTAAAGTCTGGCTTTTCGTAATTTACATTGGCCCATTCTGGCTCAATCATTTCTTTCCAAACTTTAAAAGCTTCAAGACGCCATTCGGTCATCCATTCTGGCTCTTCTTTCTTTTTAGAAATTGCTCTAACTATATCTTCGTTAAGACCAACAGGGAAAGTTTCAGAATCGATATCTGTATAAAAACCATATTCGTATTCTTTGGTTTTTAATTCTTCTCTTAAATCGTCTTCAGTATATTTTGACATAATGTTTTTTTTAAAGTCTTCCTTATTGGAAGTTTTATAAAAGGTTACAATGAAAATGATTCACCACAACCACAAGTTCTGTTGGCATTAGGATTATTAAACACAAAACCGGTTCCGTTAAGTCCTCCGGAATATTCTAGAGTTGTGCCGATGAGGTATAAAAAGCTTTTTTTGTCTACAATGATTTTTACACCATTGTCTTCAAAAACTTTATCACTTTCGTCTTGACTTTTATCAAATTTTAAATCGTAAGATAAGCCAGAACAACCACCACTTTTTACGCCAACTCTTATGTAATCTGTAGAAGCATCAAAGCCGTCTTCTTGCATTAATTGCACGACTTTTTGCTTTGCTGTGTCAGAAACTTTTATCATATCCTTATATAGATTTTCTCTAAATAGAGTGCAAAGATACGATATAGCTGCAGTCTTACAACATTTGCTAACATTATATTAAGATATGATTTGATAGTATTTAGCTATACTAAAATGCAAACAAGCTAAGCGAATGCTTATTAAAAGTATTTTAGAAATTAAGCGATTTTTCTTTTTAATAAAAATAGAGCACGAAGCGTACTTTCGAATGTTTTGTCGGCACCACTTGTATTAAAGTTTCCATGCTTATCTATTATAGTAGAAGAGTTACAATTTTTACATTTTAAATGGTCAGTATCACTTTCACCTTCTTGGGGTTTGTAAAAGTTATGACCAAAAATAATACATGATATATTATCAGTGTTAGTAGGTTTCATATTTTCTATTTGGGGAATTACCAATATAAAAAACTACACAGTAAAATAAGTTGAAACACGTATTTTTTCGATGAAATACATAAATTTTATGGATTATGACCTTGAATTTTAATTCTGAAATGAAGGATTATTTATAAAAGAAGGGTCAGAAAGTGTTAGTAAAAATGCCTTTAAATCTGCTTTGTCTTGTGATGAAAGTTGTACACCGCCTTGATCTATATTTTTCATTAATGGATCGATAGTTGCTGAATTTTGTAAGCCTTCGCTGTAGAAATCAATAACTTCATTTATAGTTGCAAAACGACCATCGTGCATATATGGTGCTGTAAATGCTAAATTTCGAAGTGATGGCGACCTAAATTTTCCATTATCATTTGGGTCACCAGTGACAGCACCCAAACCTAAATCCGTAAATGTAGCATCAAGACCGTTGTTATGAAAGTCATTATCTGTCCATAGTGGATTATTAGGGTTACCATGACAATGAAAACAGTCGCCTTTATCTTCCCTCAGAAAAACATCTAAACCATTTAGCTCTTGAGGTGTTAAAGTTGCTTGATTAAGAGAATATCTGTCAAATTTAGAATTTGCTGAAATCAATGTTCTTTCAAACTGAGCAATAGCCTTTGTAGTTAACTCTTTTGTTATGTCTTCGGTATTAAAAGCACGTCTAAATAATTCTGGGTATTCAGGATGATTTGACAATCTATCAACAACATCACCCCAATCACTATGCATTTCTATAGGATTTTCTACTGGTTCTAAGGCTTGTCTTTCAAGGCTTAATTCTTTACCATCCCAAGAAAAACGTTCGTTGTAATTCCAGGCCAAATTAAAAAGCGGCATTGAGTTTCGGTTTCCTAATGTACCGTTGACTCCAGCACTCACGATTCTTTCGTCAGTAAATGCATTTTGTGGACTGTGGCAACTTGCACAAGCTATAGATTGATCACTAGATAAAATTCTATCAAAAAACAAGCGTTTTCCTAAAGCGACACCTTCAACGGTTTGAGGATTATCTACCGGAATTACTGGAGGAATGATATTGTTGGAAAATATCTCAGGAATTTCTAAATCTAATGCAACAGGTGTGTAACCATCATTATCATTATTTGAACAAGAGCTAAAAATTATACTAATAACTAATATGTAGATGGTTTTTTTCAAATTTATTGTGAGACAGATTCTAGGCTAAAAACATTACGACCATTTTCAGACATTAATATTTGAG
This DNA window, taken from Winogradskyella sp. PC-19, encodes the following:
- a CDS encoding iron-sulfur cluster assembly protein, with product MSDTTIDTNALGEKIVKVIKTIYDPEIPVDIYELGLIYDVFVNEDYDVKILMTLTSPNCPVAETLPLEVEEKVKSINEVKGAEVEITFDPPWSNELMSEEAKLELGML
- a CDS encoding zinc metalloprotease, with translation MKKTIFGMAVLALLFTSCNDDNNSLEQEQAKVDMSDFYLYTNPTDDGTTARVANGKNCSSMEVLNRQLDENPGLYKKMYDIELSSRKFMANAKPKGGNGGGNGNGGGPGGGDGGGDGGGEPIDDGLGTLNIPVYIYVIYSNSQQNISSAQINSQMAVLNADFNDTNFSDVRSEFQGLGADVDINFDLQVVDRQANSTSAWGTNNAVKAAYPAQPGYLTMWIANIGGGILGYAQFPGGNASTDGVVMSPQYFGTTGFVAAPFDGGRTTTHEVGHWMNLRHIWGDGRCRQDDFVSDTPSSDAPNYGCDLSERSCKSTDMVENYMDYSDDDCMGLFTEGQKARMRSVFAPGGARAALVGN
- a CDS encoding DUF2480 family protein, whose amino-acid sequence is MAGEIINRVASSKLQVIDLEDFYPEGKRVLFDIKDWLLEGLVLLEKDFRASVSNHDWSQYKDNYVALYCSTDAIVPDWAYMLIAVQLQDIAKLSVIGNLEHLESIVYSQIISDLDVSTYKDLPVIIKGCSNKPVPSNALVLLIQRLKPIAKSLMFGEACSSVPLYRKKR
- the hflX gene encoding GTPase HflX, whose amino-acid sequence is MLEKKDINLEKVVLIGIVTKEQDEQSSKEYLDELEFLTFTAGGEVVKRFTQKLDMPNPKTFIGTGKMNDVQDFVKENEVGTVIFDDELSPAQERNISKILNCKILDRTNLILDIFAQRAQTSYARTQVELAQCQYLLPRLKGMWTHLERQKGGIGMRGPGETEIETDRRIVRDKISLLKKKIKTIDKQMAVQRGNRGKLVRVALVGYTNVGKSTLMNVISKSEVFAENKLFATLDTTVRKVVIGNLPFLVSDTVGFIRKLPTQLVESFKSTLDEVREADLLLHVVDISHSNFEEHIESVNQILDEIESKDKPTIMVFNKIDAYEAEPYDEEDLIVERTPANYSINEWKQTWMSKIGDNALFISALNKENLDEFKKRVYKEVREIHVTRFPYNNFLYPDVEDIR
- a CDS encoding DUF3078 domain-containing protein; this translates as MKTRFILSLLMVFAISFGYSQTKEELETKKAEKQAEADKYQGEADALQAEIDALPGWRTGAFGTIGGSLSNFSNWYAQGAPNNASGSIGFTVNAFANKIEDKYFWRNSLNVNLNWTKLDNKDIDTDSDDFEPTTDVFNLTSLYGKRLNDKWAVSGLVEYRTTILNNFNDPGYLDVGVGFTWTPITDLVVVIHPANYNFVFSSGDTVFDSSFGAKIVADYTKQIGKVNFKTNLSAFQSYKDSDLSNWTWINSFSYTLWKGIGVGFDFGLRNNRQEAANFEGTTLPDADNDLQSYYTIGMSYNF
- a CDS encoding aminotransferase class V-fold PLP-dependent enzyme, with protein sequence MSTTQKHITFDVEAIRKDFPILNREINGKSLIYFDNAATSQTPQQVIDVIVDYYSNYNANIHRGVHALSQEATDAYEQARIRIQKHFNAAHSHEIIYTSGTTHGINLVANGFSSLLKKGDEVIVSALEHHSNIVPWQMLCERTGATLKVIPMNTDGDLILSEFDALLNENTKLVFVNHISNALGTINPIEYIIEKAHAIGAAVLIDGAQSCPHIKPDVQALDVDFYVCSAHKICGPTGVGMLYGKQEWLKKLPPYQGGGEMIAEVTFEKTTYADLPHKFEAGTPNICGGIAFGAALDYMNAIGFDTIASYENELLEYATNQLQQIEGLKIYGTAKEKTSVISFNVGNIHPYDIGTILDKMGIAVRTGHHCAQPIMNFYQIPGTVRASFMFYNTKEEIDSFITALKKSVMMLS
- a CDS encoding SufE family protein gives rise to the protein MTIQEIQDEIIDEFSMFEDWEERYQYMIDLGKTLPLIDDDHKTEDNIIKGCQSKVWVHANMNDNKIAFTADSDAIITKGIIAILIRAFSNQHPTAIIEANTDFIDKIGLKEHLSPTRANGLVSMIKQLKMYAIAYQTQLN